Below is a window of Geminocystis sp. M7585_C2015_104 DNA.
GAGAGTTTTAGCCTAGCGGCGTCCTATACTATTGAATTTAATTAGCAAAAAAACTAGATAGAGGGGAGTGAGAGCTACGGGCAATGTGCCCCACCCCCCCCCTACACATTGGGGATTGACTGGGGATTAACTGGGACTGCCTCCAATACGGCCATAGTCAGCGGCGAAGCCGGAAAGAGGGGCAGCCCTTAGATTTTCATAGTACTCAGTATTGTTAACATCCAAACCTATTTCCCTTGCGGCACGGCTCAACAGGGATTGCTGACGGTTCCTCACCATTCTATCATGACGCAGCATCAGGGCACGGGCCTTTTGATTGGTGTTCATACCTTCCCCCTCCTTTCTTCTTTTCCCTTCTGTCCTCATTATAGTAAACTTCTGTATAAATTGCTACATTTTTATAGAATTTAACATATCCTTAACAGTACCCCTAACCCTTGACACATTTGCTTAGTTGGTGCTAGGATGGGGGAGAGTGGGGGGCAGGCAAAGGGACTGCCGAGACACTTGGGCTGGGTGCTTTCTTATAAGGAAAGATTTTCAACATGAGGGAAGAGGAGAAGGGTGGTGGGCACTTCCTGATTAGCTGATAAAAGAAAAGAGAAGGGGGGAAAAGCCATATCCCCATCACTGCTGCCCTAAATCCCGACGGGCAGCCTCAGCGGCGGCAAAAACTTCCTCGTCGCTTTTGGTTGTCCAATGGTCGTCGGCGATTTCCTTGTAAAATTGTTCATCATAGGGTCTAGTGCGGACAACTACAGGCATAGGTACAGCATGACCGAGGACAAGGGCTTGTTGTTTAGAATCCAGTTTGGCCAAGACTGAGCGAAGACTGCTGGCGCCGGAAACACCAGTGAAGATGGCATCTATATCCTTCTCGTCGTTTAAAAGACAGGTAATCCTAGTGCCCATCTGCGACATTACCTCATTGTCTATGCCTGATGGTCTTTGGTCTACTACTAGCAATGTTACAAAATACTTACGCATTTCTCGGGCAATAGTGCCGAAGATGGTTTGATGGACTACCCTGGAGTCTAGGAAACGATGAGCCTCTTCTATGGTAATTACTAATTGTCGTGGACGGTCGACGGGGTTTTTAGAATGAAGGAATCTCTCTGCCTTTTTCACATACTCACTGTGGATGCGTCTTGTGATCATATTGGTTACAAGCATATAGGAAAGAAGACTGCCCTGGCTACCAAACTCAATGACCACATTTTTGCCGGCATCCAACAGGGCGAGGATTTCTTTGATATAATTGTAGGGACAGCTAGTGCGCATGTACTTAAGGGATTCTAGGCGTTTTAACTTCCTCTGCAAAGCCATAATTGAGCCATGGTGCCCCTGTCTTTCCCCACAGAATTCGGCTATCTCATCATTGGTCATATTTAGGAGGGTAACTATCCAGTCTTTCCCGAATTCACTGGCAAGGATATTGGCATTATCTAGACTAGCCTCCGACAACCCTAATTCCTTTGACACCAGACGCAAGTCTTCAATCTCTATTTGGTCGTAGCTTAGATATAATTCACGAGCATAGGGCACCCCGCGACGACGGGTGGATTCCACATCTAGGGTATATATTTCCACCCTGTCAGGGAACAATTGTTTCAAACCCTTAACAATAGAGGCTCCCTTGTCTTCACTGACGGCTTCCCATCCATATTCTGAGTGCATATCAAACATGAGATTTACTGCGGCATCTTTGCGAATAATACCGGAAATCAACAAGCGGGTGAGAAAGGACTTGCCAGTGCCAGACTTGCCGAAAATTCCGTTGCTTCTCTCTACAAAACGGTCTAAATCGATACAAACGGGCACATCCATGTCAAGGGGTTTGCCAATAGCAAAATTGCGTTTACCGGGCGAATCCTCCCAGCCAAAAACACAACGAAAATCCCTCTCTGTAGACTCATATACCTGACTGAAGTGACTGGGGATAGTTTTGACGGGCAACAGTTGTAAATCTTCTAGATTGGGTATGTTATCAAAGTCAATTCTTTCTCCCTCTCCTCCGGTGAGGACTAACATTAACATGGGGGTGATTTTAATGGTACCATAGGTGTCACTGCCCGCCAAAACTTCTAACCAAAAACTATCATCATGGGCGGGGGGGTGAGTAAAAATGCGGGGATTAGACGCCCCCAAGGATACATCCGTTAACAGACAAAAGAAGCGGGCGCGACTCCCCTGCACCACCAAAAACTTCCCCACCCGCATATCCTCCACAGAGACATCTGGATGCAATTTTACCTCTAAACCTTCACTCAACGAACCTTGAATAACTAAACCCAACGCCTGTGGCTGATTTTTTCCCATAGTTTTTCTGTTAATGACATCATACTGACCACTGGACCCCGTAGTGTTTGGATAATACACACTAGGGTCCAGGGAGGAAATATTAGGCTTTAAGGGCAAAAAGTCTTTCAATGACTTCTTCTACAACCTTATCAGGAGTGGAGGCGCCGGAGGTAATTCCCACTGTAATCTTCCCGGGAGGTAGCCAATTTTCTGTGATTTGCACTTCCTGGTGGAGGGGTTTATGTTCAATTCTGTTGGCAGAAAGGATACGACTGGCACCATCTATATGATAGGAGGGGACTTGTGCCCTCATGGCAATTTCCTGGAGGTGGGTGGTGTTGGAAGAGTTGAAGCCACCGATGACAATAACCAAGTCTAGTTTCTCCTTCACCAATTCATTCATGGCATCTTGTCTTTCTTGGGTGGCATCGCAAATGGTGTTAAAACTCATAAAATGGTCATTAAGATTGGCAGGGCCATATTTCCTCATCATCGTTTGTTCAAATAGTTTGCCAATGGCCTCTGTCTCACTCTTCAACATGGTGGTTTGATTGGCAATACCCACCCTCACCAAGTCTAAATCAGGATCAAATCCCGGGGAAGAGGCTTTTCGGAATTTTTTTAAAAACTCCTCCTTGTCACCTCCATTGAGGATATAATTGCACACATACTGCGCCTCTTCTAGATTCAAGACTATCAGATATTTGCCTGCAAAGGAACTAGTGGCGATAGTCTCCTCGTGTTTGTATTTGCCATGGATAATAGAGGTATATTGCTTTTTCTTGTGTTTTTCCACAGAATTCCAGACTTTAGCCACCCACGGACAGGTAGTGTCTACAATGATACACCCCTTTTCGTTTAAAAGTTGCATCTCTTGGACAGAAGCCCCAAAAGCCGGTAGAATTACTACGTCTCCCTTTGTCACCACCGAGAAATCCTTTACCCCATCCTCCACGGGTATAAAATTAATATCCATCTCCCTCAGACGCTGGTTTACCGAGGGATTATGGATAATCTCATTAGTAATCCAAATCCTCTCGTTGGGGAAGTGAGTACGGGTTTCGTACGCCATAGCTACTGCCCTTTCCACCCCCCAACAAAAGCCAAAGGCTTGTGCCAAACGAATAGTTATATCCCCCCTGGTGATTTGATAACCATTTTCACGAATCTTTTGGATTAGACTGCTTTTATATTCCCCTTTTAAAGTCAGGGCAACTTCTTCCTGATGCCCGAATCCCCTGCGATAGTAGTTTTCCGATTTTTGTAAATTACGCTTGAAATTTTTAGTATCCATATCTAGTGATTGGTGGTATGATATGTAGCCTTTAAAATATCTTAATCCTTTTCTCCCCCCGGAAAGGGGGTAGGGTGAAGGATGTGGGGGTTAGGAGGTGGAGGTGTATGATTGTAAACTCGTATTGGTTTATCTTGTCTTTTGCCGGGGGCCCTTTATAAACAAACCCTGAAAAGGTATTGAGATTACCACTGGGTGTGGAAGAATTCTCCTCTTGGTTTGTCTATCCTCTCATAGGTGTGTGCCCCAAAATAATCCCTTTGCGCCTGGGTTAGATTTTGAGGTAGACGTTCTCTTCTGTAGCTATCGAAGTAATCAAGAGAAGCACTAAAAGCTGGAATAGGAATACCTAGATTATGAGCCAAAGCCACCACCTCTCGCCAAGCCTTTTGCCGTTGGAGGATGCTTTCTTTGAATTCGGGCGCCAGGAGGAGGTTAGGGAGGTTAGGGTTGTCAGTGAAGGCTCTTTTAATTTTATCCAGAAAACGGGCTCTAATGATACAACCCCCCTTCCAGATGCGGGCAATTTCCGATAGATTGATGTTGTATTCAAACTCCACTGACGCCTTGGCAATCAACGCCATCCCCTGGGCATAGGAGCATATCTTAGCACAGTATAGGGCATCTCGGAGCTTATTGATATATTCCGTCACATCCCCCTGAAATTGGCTTACCATCCCTTTCAATTCTCTACTGGCTGCCACTCTTTCTTCCTTGTAAGCCGACATCACTCTGGCGTTTACTGCCGCATATATAGTAGGGATAGGCACCCCCAACTCTAACGAGTTTATCACAGTCCAACGACCTGTGCCTTTTTGGCCAGCAGAATCCAGAATATAGTCAATCAGATAACCTCCTGTCACATCGTCTTTTTTGGCGAAGATATTAGCCGTTATTTCAATTAAAAAGGAGTTTAACTCTTCCGTCTCATTCCATTGGCTGAAAACTTCATGTAATTGCTGATTATCTAAGCCTAAGCCCGTTTTTAGCAAGTCATAAGCCTCGGCAATCAGCTGCATATCCCCGTATTCTATTCCATTATGCACCATTTTGACATAGTGGCCTGCACCACGGGGACCAACATAGGTTACACAAGGGCCATCATCCACCTGGGCGGCAATTTTAGTGAGGATTGGTTCCAATTCCTGGTATGCTGTATATGTGCCCCCTGGCATTAGGGAGGGGCCCTGTAGTGCACCTTCTTCGCCACCGCTTACACCCATCCCCACGAAACCCAAACCAGTGGCTTCTAATTCCCGGGTGCGTCTTTCGGTATCCTGGTAGAGAGAGTTACCCCCGTCGATAATCATATCCCCTTCTTGTAATAGGGGTTTTAATTGTTGGATAACCTCATCTACTGGCGCGCCCGCTTTTACCATTACTAGTATTTTACGAGGGCGTTCCAATAATTGCACAAATTCTTCTAGGCAGTAGGCGGCTTTGACATCCTTGCCTTGCGCCTTGGTAGCCATAAATTTTTCCGTTACGGCGGCAGTGCGGTTATACACGGCAATGGGGAATCCCTTACTTTCCACGTTTAAGGCTAGATTCTCCCCCATTACGCCCAACCCAATTACCCCAAAACTCCTTTTTGTCATAATTATTCCTCTTTACTAGTTACTAAAATGTCCATCCTCAGGGTAACTTGATTTTCTAGTTTTGAAGCATATTTTTTAATAATTTGTTGTGTTAATCTAGCAGAGTGATTTCAATGTCATGGTAGAATTCTGGTTGGTATAATTCCACCTTCGACTGAGACGACAGAAGCAGTAATGCCCAAAACACCCCCACTCTATCCTGCTTGCTGTCTCCCCTATGTTTTTGCCACTGTCTCACCAATTCCTCAAACAGAATCTTCCTTCTTCCCTGAGACTGCTTATAATCATTCAAGAAAACACTTATTTGGTGAGTCAATTCTGTTAGATTTTCCTCATGAGCCAACTTTTTAACTGTTTCTAGTGCTTCCTGACGGTTGTCTCCTTTTTTCGGTTTTCTGTCGGGGTTTGCCTTTATATTTTCTCCCTTTTCTGATATCTCCTTTTGGATGGCTTTCAGTTGGGCAATAAACTCTTGTAGGGTTACCTTTCGCCTTTGGGGCAGTAAAGGTGTTATCTTTCTTTTAATATATTTTTCTGCCTCTTGTAGTTCATAAAACGCTGTATTTCGTGATTTTTTTTCCTGGTTTTCTCCTGAGGTATTTTCCTCCCATTCTTGGCATTTATCCTCCTTTATTATGGCTATAGTTTCAGCTTTTAATAGGACTAATTTTGAAGCAAAGAGCATAACTTTAGCAGATTCTGCTAGGCCCAAGTCTAGATTTTCAGGGGAGATATTATGGTCATCAAATAATCCTAATTCCGTCAAGAATTCATCGATGATTTCTATAACTTTTACTTCCCAGGGGTTTATCTTTCCACTTTCAGCTAACTCTATGAGTCGAGTGAGAGTGTCTTGAATTCGAGCCAAAAAAGTAGTATTGGAATTCAGAGTCATAGTAAAGTCATAATGAGGGGGTGGAAAAGTGGCAAAAGTAGCTGCAAGTCTACCTCATGGTGACGGCTTATGGTTAAATATTAAGGGAATTGTTACAGGTAAAGCCAGAGTAGGAGTAAAGGAAGGATTTTCAGATGGATTTATCGAGAATTCCCCCACAACCAAAACCCGGGATTTTAAATGTCTTCATCGAAATCCCCGGAGGTAGCAAAAATAAATATGAATTCGACAAGCAATTAAATGCCTTCGTTTTAGATAGGGTATTATATTCTTCAGTAAGATACCCTTACGATTATGGTTTCGTACCTAATACTTTAGCAGACGATGGTGACCCCTTAGATGGGATGGTGATGATGGACGAATCTACCTTCCCAGGGTGTATAATTGCTGCTCGTCCTATTTGTATGTTAGAAATGATTGATAGCGGGGAGAGGGATGAGAAAATCCTATGTGTGCCGGCGGACGATCCCCGTTATAGTCATGTAAGATCCTTAAAAGACATTGCCCCTCACCGTCTGGAAGAAATAGCCGAATTTTTCCGCACATACAAGAATCTAGAGAAGAAAGAAACTCAAATACTAGGCTGGAAAGATATTGACCAAGTGGCGCCTCTAGTGGAAAAATGTATAAGGGCCTATAAACAGGCTTAACCAATGCTATAGTGGGTGGTGGGGGTGTTGGCATCGCCCTACTCCCCCCCCGATTTTAGTTTCTAGCTAGCCATTTTTGTCCGTTTAACCGTTTTAAGGTAAAAGAAACCATTAAGTCTAGGGTAGCCTTACGCTCATCTATCATAAACGATTCTAAGGTGCTAGGCTTTTCACCTCTAAGGCAACAAGAAAAAGCCTTTTGCCCATTAATATTTTCCTGTAAAAAGTATAGAGAAAAAACACGTCCCCCTAAATCCCCTACTACTTGCCAACACTCCGGGAAAGATTCATAGCCGACAACGGGTATTTTAGCCTTTTTGAATTCCAACTCTACTTCAGTTATACCCTGTTTAGCAATAGCAGTTTTCAAGGCGGGGATAAAATGTTCATTAATGAATTCTGTAAGGGGTTTATCTTCTACAGCGGGGGGTTTAGCCTTTTTGGCTGGTTTTTCTGCACCGGGTGTGGCTTTTGTTTCTTCTGTCATAGTCTCTAGCTATGGATTTCCAAGAGTACTGATAGCTAATATATCATCCTCTTTTCCCTCTTCCCACACTTTCAGCCACTCGTTTATAATTGTGTTTGGGTTTACAATGGGCCTTCCGACAATGAGTGTAAAAGTGGAAGACAGGAAGACAGAAGTCGACGAGTTAAGGACGGTTTTAGAATTAGCTACAGAAGAAGAGTTAAAACAGGTAACAGAAATTCTCTTTTCCCGTAGCCTCAATCCCCTGGATTATTTATATACTCCCTCCCCCATAGAAGTGCAAAGTCAGGGGTGGCAAAAGTGGTT
It encodes the following:
- a CDS encoding DUF87 domain-containing protein; amino-acid sequence: MGKNQPQALGLVIQGSLSEGLEVKLHPDVSVEDMRVGKFLVVQGSRARFFCLLTDVSLGASNPRIFTHPPAHDDSFWLEVLAGSDTYGTIKITPMLMLVLTGGEGERIDFDNIPNLEDLQLLPVKTIPSHFSQVYESTERDFRCVFGWEDSPGKRNFAIGKPLDMDVPVCIDLDRFVERSNGIFGKSGTGKSFLTRLLISGIIRKDAAVNLMFDMHSEYGWEAVSEDKGASIVKGLKQLFPDRVEIYTLDVESTRRRGVPYARELYLSYDQIEIEDLRLVSKELGLSEASLDNANILASEFGKDWIVTLLNMTNDEIAEFCGERQGHHGSIMALQRKLKRLESLKYMRTSCPYNYIKEILALLDAGKNVVIEFGSQGSLLSYMLVTNMITRRIHSEYVKKAERFLHSKNPVDRPRQLVITIEEAHRFLDSRVVHQTIFGTIAREMRKYFVTLLVVDQRPSGIDNEVMSQMGTRITCLLNDEKDIDAIFTGVSGASSLRSVLAKLDSKQQALVLGHAVPMPVVVRTRPYDEQFYKEIADDHWTTKSDEEVFAAAEAARRDLGQQ
- a CDS encoding 4-hydroxy-3-methylbut-2-enyl diphosphate reductase, with amino-acid sequence MDTKNFKRNLQKSENYYRRGFGHQEEVALTLKGEYKSSLIQKIRENGYQITRGDITIRLAQAFGFCWGVERAVAMAYETRTHFPNERIWITNEIIHNPSVNQRLREMDINFIPVEDGVKDFSVVTKGDVVILPAFGASVQEMQLLNEKGCIIVDTTCPWVAKVWNSVEKHKKKQYTSIIHGKYKHEETIATSSFAGKYLIVLNLEEAQYVCNYILNGGDKEEFLKKFRKASSPGFDPDLDLVRVGIANQTTMLKSETEAIGKLFEQTMMRKYGPANLNDHFMSFNTICDATQERQDAMNELVKEKLDLVIVIGGFNSSNTTHLQEIAMRAQVPSYHIDGASRILSANRIEHKPLHQEVQITENWLPPGKITVGITSGASTPDKVVEEVIERLFALKA
- the gnd gene encoding decarboxylating NADP(+)-dependent phosphogluconate dehydrogenase, with the translated sequence MTKRSFGVIGLGVMGENLALNVESKGFPIAVYNRTAAVTEKFMATKAQGKDVKAAYCLEEFVQLLERPRKILVMVKAGAPVDEVIQQLKPLLQEGDMIIDGGNSLYQDTERRTRELEATGLGFVGMGVSGGEEGALQGPSLMPGGTYTAYQELEPILTKIAAQVDDGPCVTYVGPRGAGHYVKMVHNGIEYGDMQLIAEAYDLLKTGLGLDNQQLHEVFSQWNETEELNSFLIEITANIFAKKDDVTGGYLIDYILDSAGQKGTGRWTVINSLELGVPIPTIYAAVNARVMSAYKEERVAASRELKGMVSQFQGDVTEYINKLRDALYCAKICSYAQGMALIAKASVEFEYNINLSEIARIWKGGCIIRARFLDKIKRAFTDNPNLPNLLLAPEFKESILQRQKAWREVVALAHNLGIPIPAFSASLDYFDSYRRERLPQNLTQAQRDYFGAHTYERIDKPRGEFFHTQW
- a CDS encoding segregation/condensation protein A — protein: MTLNSNTTFLARIQDTLTRLIELAESGKINPWEVKVIEIIDEFLTELGLFDDHNISPENLDLGLAESAKVMLFASKLVLLKAETIAIIKEDKCQEWEENTSGENQEKKSRNTAFYELQEAEKYIKRKITPLLPQRRKVTLQEFIAQLKAIQKEISEKGENIKANPDRKPKKGDNRQEALETVKKLAHEENLTELTHQISVFLNDYKQSQGRRKILFEELVRQWQKHRGDSKQDRVGVFWALLLLSSQSKVELYQPEFYHDIEITLLD
- a CDS encoding inorganic diphosphatase; translation: MDLSRIPPQPKPGILNVFIEIPGGSKNKYEFDKQLNAFVLDRVLYSSVRYPYDYGFVPNTLADDGDPLDGMVMMDESTFPGCIIAARPICMLEMIDSGERDEKILCVPADDPRYSHVRSLKDIAPHRLEEIAEFFRTYKNLEKKETQILGWKDIDQVAPLVEKCIRAYKQA
- a CDS encoding DUF2996 domain-containing protein, whose product is MTEETKATPGAEKPAKKAKPPAVEDKPLTEFINEHFIPALKTAIAKQGITEVELEFKKAKIPVVGYESFPECWQVVGDLGGRVFSLYFLQENINGQKAFSCCLRGEKPSTLESFMIDERKATLDLMVSFTLKRLNGQKWLARN